The sequence TCTAAGTCGAATAAAATATAATTTAATATTTTTAAGAAAGTTTAGTACTGTGTACAAGTATATTTTCCAAATTTAGGGTGCACATAAAAAGGAAAATAACAGGCCTGTAGAACGACGTGAGCAGATATCCTTGTATCGCGAAAATACCGCTGAACCTCATGGCTTGAAATGGACTTTAAAAGTGGTTCGAGGTGGCCAAATCTGATAGGGTATCAACTCGGCTGAAATTTATATTAAATCGGTGATGGTATATGACAAAGTCTTTAGTAAACAAAATAATAATAATTTTCTTAATAACAACGATTATTTCTGTGTTATTAATAACTTATTTTTTTATTAAAAACGATTCTAAAGTTAAAGAAATGCTGATAAAAGAGAATATCCTGAAACTGGCAGAAGAGAAAGCTCAGGTTATCAACCTTATTTTTAAAAATATCGAAAACGAAACTGAGAATTTGGGTTATGCTTTAAAGTTTTTAATGGAAGCTCAAGTCAAATCTGAAAAGTTATCCGCTGTGGAAACTAGCTACCAAAGGGATTCAAGGGGCGTTTTAGGAAGGACTGATTCAACCGAGAATTCGAGTGTTTTCCTTTCAAGAGATATGGCACTTACCCCTGAAATAAAAAAAGAAATATGCATAACTGAAATACTTGACCCTCTTTTGAAAAGTATTAAACATAATAATCCTGTAGTTGAATGGGTTTATATTACTTCCAGCAACAATTTGTTGAGGGTGTATCCGTACCTTTCAAATGACATGTTTGATGCAGATCATAAACACTATAAAGACCCTTTCTATACTATTGCTAATGAAGAAAACAACCCCGAAAGAAGAGTCGTTTGGTCAAGCCCTTACTATGATTATGCGGGGAAGGGCTGGGTGCTCACCTGTTCTTATCCTGTATACATGGATGATAGACTAGTTATGGTGGTTTCTCTGGATATAGCATTAAATTCTATTAAAGAACTTATAGCTGATTTTAAACTGATCAAAACGGGGTTTGCTTTTTTGATAGATAAGGATGGTAATGTAATTTATCATCCCCATTACATTCCTGCATTTGGGAAGGAAGGCAGATTATTAGCACAGAATCTGTTAACTTCCTCTGAAACAGAATACAAAAACATCATTGAAGCATTATTTAGGAGTAAAAAAGGTATATTTGAGTATAAGGACAAATTGGGAGAGACGTATTTAATATCTGGGGCAAAAATAAACGATAACCTTTTATTAGGCATCCAGGTTAACAAAAAGGATTATATGTTAAATTTTGTAAATTTCTTTCCTGCTTTTACAGATATAATTGTGGTTATGATCATAACGGTAATTGTTTTAGGAACCTATCTGTTTTATAGAATATCAATACCTATTTCAAAACTGGTAAGAGAGACCAAAAAAATTGAAAACGGTCATTACGGAGAGGTTCTAAGCATTGCTTCTGATGATGAGATCGGTGAATTAAGCAAAGTATTCAACAAAATGAGTCTGACTATAAAAGAACGCACTCAAAAACTTGAAGAGAGCAAACAACAGTTAGAGATGGTTTTTAACAGCATAAATGAATTGTTTTTCATCTGCAAGCCTGATTACACTGTTGTGCTTGTCAATGAAAAAAGCAAGCAAATTTATGAAAATGTAGATGAAGCTGTTGAGAAGGGTGAGAAGTGTTACAGCATTTTTAGGAAAAGGTCAGCTCCCTGTGCCGGTTGCCCTATAAGGGAGCTTCTAAAAACGGGGCGATCTATTGAGCGCAACGTTGCAGTCGACAATAAGGTTTATAATGTTGATGCTACACCGATACTTGACAATAATAACCGTATCATTCAAATTATTATTTATAGCAGAGACATTACCCATTCGTTCATTACGAATAGAATTGCTGCTCATCGTGAAAAACTTGCTGAATTAGGCCAAATAACCGCTGGTATTTTCCATGAATTAAAAAATCCTATATCTGTAATGAAAGGCAGCATATTCCTATTAAATGATATATTAAAGACACAAAGTTTACAAAAGCGAGATATTGAAGACATAAATTTTTCTGTTAAGGAACTGGAGAAAAGTGTTGAATATGCAGAGGGGATAATTTCTAATATTTTAGAGTTTACCAGAAAATCGGCAAAAGACAGAGAGGACATACCGCTAAGCAAGATTATTGACCATATATTGTTAATGTTAAATCAAAAAATAGTCAACCAAAGCATACTTGTTTATACTAGTGTTAATGATGATATTAGTGTTTATATGAACATCGATTCCTTGAGGCTTATTTTAATGAATATAATATTAAATTCGATTCAAGCTATGCCGCACGGCGGTAAGTTACAAATTGCTGCTTTCAAAACTGAAGATAAAAAATGGGTAGAGGTAAAGGTTACCGATACGGGATGCGGGATCGATAAAAGAAATGTATATAAGATTTTTAACCCTTATTTTACTACCAAAGAGAAGGGTACCGGTTTGGGTTTATGGATTGTAAAAAATGAAGTAGAATCCTTTGGCGGTAAAATAAAAGTTGATAGTAAAGCGGGGGTTTGTACGACTTTCACTATATTTTTGCCTTCCAGTTAAAAAAACAGGGGGAGTTAGTAATGGTCAAGATAATGTTAGTTGATGACGACAAAAGCTTTCTTAGAGTTTATTCAAAAATTTTAAGCAGGGAAGGTTATGATGTTTTAACATGCGAAAATGGAGACCATGCCGTTGAAACCTTTAAAAAAAACCATGTAGATATCGTTATAAGCGATGTAATAATGCCCAAAATGAACGGAATCGAATTGCTCAAAGAAATTAAAAAAAATGAGTCTGATATTCAAATCATAATGCTGTCGGGGAAAGGAAACATAAAAGATGCTGTTGAAGCAATGAAATTGGGGGCATACAACTATCTGCTAAAACCTGTTGATATTGAAGAACTATTGATAAATATAAAGAAGGCATTAAACCTGAAGAATATTGGGGAAGAAAATTATATCTACAGGAATGAGAAATCAGAACTGTTTAAAGAAAACCGCATCATAGGAAAAAGCGATCACATAAATGAAATTAAGAGCAGAATTAACGCAATTGCTGATGTTGATTCAACAATATTAATTATGGGAGAAACAGGAACCGGCAAAGAGATCGTTGCCCAAGAAATACATTACAATAGTAAAAGACGCAATAAACCTTTAATAAAAGTAAATTGCGCCGCGTTAGCAAAAACGGTGCTTGAAAGCGAACTTTTTGGACACGAGAGAGGGGCCTTTACTGGGGCATTCAACTTAAAAAAGGGCAAGTTTGAACTGGCTCATGGCGGTACAATATTTTTGGATGAAATCGGTGAACTGCCTATTGACGTTCAGGTTAAACTCTTAAGAGTACTTCAAGAAAAAGAATTTGAAAGAGTTGGTGGAATAAAAACAATAAAGGCAGACTTTCGCCTTATAACAGCTACAAACAAAGACTTAAAAAAAGAGGTTGAGGAAGGTAGATTCAGAGAGGACCTGTTTTACAGGTTAAACGTTATACCGATCTATTTGAAACCCTTACGCGAACGGAAAGAAGATATCCTTCCATTAGCTGAGTATTTTTTAAAGAAATATTCCAAAGAATTAAATAGAAATGTTAAAGGTTTTGACGAACAGGCATTAAAAATTATCAATCATTATGACTGGCCTGGCAACGTTAGAGAATTGAGGATTCTTCCTTATGCAGAAAAGACCGCCGGTGTAATATGCGATTTTAAAACTATTGATATGAAGCCTTCTAACGTATGCGCTAGAACAAAGTTAAAACAAGTATTACAGAAGACTGATTTTGAAGTCTATCTGGGTATAGAAAACGAATTCTATTTTTTGAAGAGAGATGAGAACGGCAAGTACATTCCGGCTGATAAAAGCCTGTGTTATTCCACGACTGGAATGCATATATGGAATGATTTGGTGTTAGAATTGACTGAATACCTTGAGAAACAGGGGATAGAAGTTGAAAAATATTATCCGGAGTACGGTCAGGGTCAGCAGGAAGTTGTTATAAAATATGATAAAGCCTTAAAAACTGCAGATAATCAGATTCTGTTTAGAGAAACAATAAGAGCGGTTGCTGCAAAATACGGTTTGGTAGCATGTTTTATGCCCAAACCTTTTAATAATCTTGCAGGCAGCGGTGCACACCTTAATATCAGCCTGTGGAAAGACGGCAAAAATGCTTTTTACAATAAAGATGATAAGTTAAAATTAAGCAGGGAAGGATATTACTTTATCGGAGGAATATTAAAACATATTAGACCTTTATGCGCTTTTACAGCTTCGACGATAACTTCTTATAAGAGATTAGCCCCCTTTAGATGGGCATCTTCCTATGGCTGTTATGGAATGGATAACAGGGAAGCTGCGATAAGGATAAGTTCATCTCAATATAAAAATGAGGAGAAGACAACAAGGATCGAGTTTAAACCGATTGATCCTGCTTGCAATCCATATTTAGCTTTTAGTGCAGTTATTGCCGCAGGATTAGATGGGATACACAATCAAATAGACATCAAATAGACCCTGGAAAACCCATAGAGATAGACCCTGGATATTTATCTGAAGAAGAAAGAAAATCCTTAGGTATTAAGCCGTATCCCAGGAATCTGTTTGAGGCCCTTAAAGAGCTAGAGAAGAGCAGTTTCTTTAGAAATGTATTTGGTGACGAACTGATAGATGAGTATGTAAAGATGAAAATGCATGATTGGAATGAATACATGATGTATGTAACGGATTGGGAATTAGAGAAATACGGTGACATATTTTAATATAACTAATGTGTCACTTGCAAATCACAGGATAAAGGAAGCCCTTTATCCTGTGATTTTATGAGACCTACACATTCTACATATGCTTTATCCATCTTCATATATAACCGTTATTATTTTAAAAATGGACAATAGTATTTCCTTTTCTTCTGGCGGTATATTTTGGGCATTTTGCATAAATACTGCATATCTATCGGAAAGCTGCGTCCTCTCCGGAGGTAAAAAGGATTCTTTACCCGCTCCCGATAAAAAGGACTGCCTTCTGCCGAGGGTTTCGGCAAACCATATCTTTACATCAGGGTAAAAGGTTGTAACCGATTCAGATACAGCATCCAGTGCCCTCGAGAGATCCCCGGCAGACAGGGACATTAGCAGGAGATCTTTTATCAGTTCCCGGAAAGGGGGTTTGGTATCATACATACACATCCCGGTGGCCTTCTTCTATGAGATGCAGTTTATCCTCCACCATCTGTCTTTTCTTCGGATTTTGCTGTTCAAAGACTTTCAGCTGCTCTTCGATGGCTTTTTCCCCTGCCATTCTGGTTTCTTCTGAAGCGTAATCTATAAGGTATTCCTTAAAGGTAAGGACGGCGTTGGGCATACAGTAATTGTGGACAAAACCGGGTTTTGCAAAGGACATGAAGTGGTCACCGGTTCTGCCGGCTCTGTAACATGCGGTGCAGAAGGAAGGAATGCACCCCAGTTTACATACTTCACGCATGACCTCATCCAGGGACCTCACATCACCCAGCTGGAATTGTTCCCTTTCGGGTATGTGGTCCATTTCGGACTTTTTGTAGCCCCCTATGCCGATCCTTGAACCCGCATCGATCTGAGAGACGCCTAAAGGTATTACTTCTTTCCTCAATTCAGGTTTTTCCCTAGCCGTCAGAATCATACCGGTGTAAGGTACCGAGAGGCGGATTATGGCTACCAGTTTTTTGAAGTCATCATCGGAGACCCTGTATTTTGCTTTCCCTATAAATGGGGTATTCAATGCGGGTTCCAGTCTGGGGAAGGAGATAGTATGAGGTCCTACCCCTCCAAAGGTATTTTCTAGGTGGATGGTGTGATATAGAAGGCCCATAACCTCAAACTTCCAGTCATACAGCCCGAATAAGGCCCCTATCCCTACATCATCGATTCCTGCTTCCATAGCTCTGTCCAGGGCATACAGCCTCCACTGATAATTGCTCTTTAAAGTGCCTTTAGGATGCAGTTTTGCATAGGTTTCGTGGTGGTATGTCTCCTGGAAGATCTGGAAGGTACCTATACCTACCTCATGGAGCTTTTTAAACCCTTCAACATCCATAGGTGCGGCATTGATGTTTACCCTGCGGATTTCCCCATTGCCGGCTTTTGTATCATAGACTACCCTTATGGTTTCTGCAATAAAATCGGCATCATAATCGGGGTGTTCACCGTAAACCAGGATAAGGCGTTTATGACCCTTATTTACCAGCACATTGACTTCTTCCTGCAATTCATCCATTGTTAGGGTTTTCCGTTCAATGGCCCTGTTGTCCCTTCTAAAGCCGCAGTAAAGGCAGTTATTTGTGCATTTGTTGCCGATGTACAGCGGTGCAAAGAAGACGATTCTGTTGCCGTAAACATCCTCTTTAATTTCCCTTGCAAGGGCAAACATTTCTTCCAGAAGATCAGGGTCCTCTATCTGCAGGAGCTTAGCCGTTTCTTCCGGTTCAAGACGGGCCTTTGCCCTGGACTTGGCAAATATTTCCTTTACTTCGGCCGGTTCAGGGTTTTTTGAATCTTCTAATAAATCCCATATTTTACCATCATCGATAAAATCCTTTTCAATTGTTTTTTCTAACATAATGAAACCCCCTTTAAGATTTTTTTGACAGTACATAATAATTAAGTACTATCGATCTTAAGGGGGAAACAGCAGCATTCTCATAACTTTCTACCTCCTTAACCTCAGAATTCCTCGGTTTCAGAATAAAACCAAACTGCCTCAAAGTCAGCTAAAAGCCTCCTTATCGGCCTATGTTAATTTTATCACAAATAGAATTGAAACACAATCTTTTTACCTCAGCAGGATTTCATTTCCCTTCAGTAAGGTTTTTAACATAAATATCCCTTTAGCTCAGAGAAAATACTCTGTTTATTCGCCAAATCATTTTTTATTTTGGTGGAAGGGGCATGATTATCCATGCTATTATATAAAACAATAGACCCGGGATAAATCCTGTCATAATGATAATCAGGGCTGTAGCGAGGCGACCTCCTATTCTTTTTGTAATACTACCAACCGCTGGGTATTTGTGCCCTTCAGGTTATTGGTGACATTAAAACAGTTTGCCAGTTTTGTGAACTGCTGAACCTGGATCATAACTTCCTTTACGTTGAATTTCATGTTTCTGTTTTCTGATGACAGTTCTTCTGAAATTTCTACAATTACTTCATCCAGATTTAATAAATTTTTCTTTCCCGTTACTCGAACTTCTCCCACTTCAATGACACATATCCCGCCCGGTTTTAATATCCTGTACATTTCCCTCATTGAATCTTTCATAAATTTCTTCCATTCGCGTATATTGGCGGTCTGTACAATTTTACCCCTAAGCTGTTCACCATCGATGCCGGTGAACCAGAATTCAAGCCAGTTATCAAGGATATAATCTGCCTTGTCGAGGAAGGGGGGGATGTTACTATTAACTGCACCTTCTCAGAAGGCAGGTTGCTCATATCCCTCGAATCCTGGGTATTAAATATGTTATCCCTGCTGAAGTTCCTTATATGCTGAATTTTACCGCTCTTGAGGGCCTGGGCTGCCTTTTTCAGAATCCTCGGCTTAACGGGGCGGTAGTCGGGGGCCTGATTCCTTTTCTGATTTATCTTTATCTGGTTTTCCGGGGGCACGGAAATCTGGGGAAAGGAATACACGGAAAAAAAACCGTTAGAATGGCCGTGAAGCCGGGAAATGGCTATGAGCTGGATGAATCTGTCGGCATCAGTAGTGTGTTCCTGCAGGTAGTTTTTAAGATTTACAATTTCCCGAAAGGTTTCGGGATGGTAAAACATGGACAGATCAGGGTGTTTGTTGAAATCAACGGGCATTGTAAGGTCTATTTCTTCAAGCCTTTTTTCTATTTCCGCATAACTAACAGGATTTGTTTTAGGGTAGCTTAGGATTTCAGAGAGGGGATTTATATCATTTCCCCATGCGGTCCTTCCCAAGAGATTTGCCTGGAGCATGGTTGTTCCCCTGCCGTTAAACGGATCAAATACAATGTCCCCCTCTGCGGTAAATCTCCTTATGAAGTAATCGGGAAGTTCCGGTTTAAATGAAGCCCTATAGGATACCACGTAATGAAGGGAATGCATCTGCCTCTGCATGGATGTCCAGAATTCCCCTATTTTTTTAGGGTATTTCTTCCCCGCCGGGGTGGTTGCCCATTCTGTTATGTATTCGCCTTTATCTTCTAGAAAAGAAAGCTGATTTAATGCCATATTTATTCACCCTTCTTTATAATGATTGGATCTCTTTCAATATATTATAGCATCTTTTCCTGAGAAATGGAGGATTTATTTTGGAATATAGACCTTTACAGGAGGATAAAATAAAAAAGCGATCTACATTGGCTGGAAAATACCTGAATCAACGGAATTGAAGGTGATAATATGGCCCTTTTTATCCCCAAAAGGGCATTTTTTGAAAAGGATGCTTTGGATTATCCCCTGGGAAGGTCTATATATAAGAGGATGAAGGATATGGGAGTCGAAATAAGGGTCATCGGTTCCCACAACAGAATTCTGGGAATCCCCGGGAAAACCCCAGCTCAGGCATATTATGAAGGAAAGCGGACCCTTGTTATAGGTGTGCGAAGGAGCAGGGATTTTCAGACCTGCAGGCCTTCTGCCCATTATCAGCTTCCTATTGCCACAAGCTGCCCGGGAATGTGTGAATACTGTTATTTAAATACAACCCTGGGCAAAAAGCCGTATTTGAGGGTATATGTGAATATCGAAGAGATCCTGGGCAGGGCTGAGGAATACATTGAGAAAAGGAAGCCGGAAATAACGGTGTTTGAAGGGGCGGCCACCTCTGACCCGCTGCCGACGGAACCCTACACAGGGAACCTGAAAAAGGTTATAGAATTTTTTGCTGCCCGGGATTACGGCAGGTTTCGTTTCGTGACAAAATTTACTGAAGTGGATTCCCTGCTCCAAATCCATCACGGAGGGCATACGCGTTTTCGGTTTAGCCTGAACAGCGACTACGTAATAAGGAGGTTTGAACACAATACCCCGTCCGTGGAGGAGAGACTCCATGCAGCAGGTAAGGTTTCGAAAGCCGGATACCCTCTAGGGTTTATTATAGCTCCCATCTTAATATATAAAAACTGGAGAGAGGATTACAGTGCCCTTTTCAAACACCTGAAATCACATCTTGAACCTGAGTCCTTAAAAGATATAGCCTTTGAACTTATAACCCATCGTTTTACCAGGAGGGCTAAAGCCAATATATTAGAGGTATTCCCTGGTACCTGTCTACCCATGGAAGAGGGAACCAGGAGATTCAAATACGGCCAGTTCGGGTACGGCAAGTTCGTATATCCACCGGAGATAATGGACGAAATAAAGGAATTCTTTTACAATTGTATAAACAGATTATTTCCCGAAGGGGAGATTGCGTATTTTGTTTAGAGGCATTAAGTTTGTTAGGCTTATTCTATTTCTGCCCTGGGTTCCATTACTGCTTTTTTATTAAGCATTATTAAGGTTGCTTCATTCCATAAATTTTCTAAGGAAGATTTCCAGATTATCCAGGGCCTCCAGGCAGATCTCTTCGCCGATTTCTCGAGCTGCTTTTGTTGCATCACCAAGCGCCCCGTTTGACGTTAGTTCTTCAAGGGTATATGGAACATTTACGGGATCACCGCCTATACTCATGAAAGGATAAGGCATACCCTTAAATTCCCCTTTAACCAGTTTATCCTTCCTTAAAATATGGGGAGCAAGGTACAAGATTTCCGAAACCTCTCTTTCACATGAATGACCGAAGACTTCCGACTTAATATTTTTTTTGATGGCCTTTGGAGCCAGTTTCGTATACTGGGCACTGGCTATTTTTATGTCTCTATATTCACCGGTTATTTCTGTAACAGCCGTTTTTATGGTTGATTCATTTCCGCCATGGGAATTCAGTATGAAAAACTTCCTTCTGTTATTTAATTTGAGCAGCATTTAAAAGAGTTCTATATGAAAAGCTGTATTCCTCTTTTGTGTGGTAAACGTAAAACTACAAAAAAATTGACCAAACCTGCGAACCAAGTATAGTAAGAATTTTAGCATTGCCGCACTGTAAAGGATAATCACGATATGTTGAAAGATTTCTTCAAAGATACACTGCAGGAAATATTCGAAACAAGGATAAATAACCATTTAAGATATTGTTTTCTTTCCCTAAAAAAGAAAAAGTTTAAAACCCCTGGCTTTGTAAAATACCAGGGGTTTTTTCTATGGTATATTTTCAATTATAACGGCGATGCCCTGGCCTCCCCCGACGCACATGGTAGCAAGGCCGTATTTTTTATTTTGCCGTTTTAGCTCATAAATCAACTTTACCAATATTACTGCACCTGTAGCACCGACAGGGTGCCCTAATGCGATAGCTCCACCATTGACGTTTACCTTTTCCATATCTAGCTCGAGTTCCTGTATACATGCTAAAGCTTGTGCGGCAAAGGCTTCGTTTAGCTCTATCAAGTCAATATCGCTCAGTGTCAGGCCAGCCGTTTTCAGTGCTTTTTTAGCGGCAGGAATGGGCCCTATCCCCATGATTTCTGGTTCCACACCGGCGCTGGCCCACGAAATTACCCGTGCCATTGGTTTAATCTCCATTTCCTTCACTTTCTGGGAACTCATCATTAGAACAGCGGCAGCGCCATCATTTATTGTTGAGGAATTTCCTGCGGTTACGGTACCTCCCGGTTTAAACACCGGTTTTAATCTGGAAAGCACTTCCACCGTTGAATCCGGCTTGATTCCTTCATCTTTGTCGAAAACCCGTTCCCCATTTTTAGTCTTGACCTTTATGGGTACGATCTCTTCATTAAATTTGCCGCTCGATTGAGCCTTCCACGCCCTCTTCTGGCTCTGAACCGAGAATACATCCTGCTCATACCGCGTTATATTATAACGTTCAGCTACCCTTTCTGCCGTCATTCCCATGCCTTCCAACATATCGGTTAAGAGATCAGAACAGATCGTATTTCCTATCCTGTAACCTACCCGGGCTTTCCTCAGCACATACGGGGCATTTGACATCGACTCCATACCCCCGGCGATTATTATATCTGCACCGCCCATTTTTAACATCATATCGGCCAGCGACACGGCTTTTAAAGCTGAACCGCAGTTCTTGTTGACTGTATATGCAGTGGTTTTGATGTCAAATCCTGCCTTTAATACGGCTTCCCGTGCAGGGTTGCCCCTGGGGTCAGTTTGAATGATATTGCCGAGTATAACCTCATCCACTGACCCACATGGTAACCGCGCTCTCTCAACTACTTCCTTGAGTACTTGTGCACCTAACTCCTGAGCGGTATAACAGGATAGACTGCCGCAAAATCGACCGATAGCAGTCCTTACGGCACTGACTATAACCGATTCCTCCATACTAAATTTCACTCCTCGATTATCGCTACCGGGCGGGCCCAGCCAGCGCTGGCCCCTATTATCTTAATGGGAAACACGGCAACTTTAAACCCATATGGCGGGAGTTTATCTAAATTTGCGAGTTTTTCAATGTGGCAGTACTCTATTTCCCTTCCGACAAAATGGGCAGCCCATAGGATGTCGTTACGTTTTTCTTTTTTATATTTTTCAGCCTGGATATAAAACGGCACATCCCAACCCCAACCATCGGTACCCGTTACTTTCACGCCTTGTTTTAGTATCCAGCGGGTAGCATCTGCCGATACCCCTGCATGTATGTTGGCATAGTCCTTGTCATAAAACTTTTTATCAGCATCGGTGCGTATCAGCACTATATCGAAAGGCTTGATCTTATATTGGATGCGGTCGAGTTCTTTCTTGATGTCTTCGGTGTCTATTTCGTCCCCTGGATTCTTATAGGAGAAATCCAGAACTACGCCGTCCCCGTAACACCACTCAAGTGGTATCTGATCAATAGTTTTAGCAGGCTTCCCTTCGGAAGTCGGCCAGAAATGGTATGGTGCGTCCAGGTGAGTTCCCGTATGGGTGGTCAGTGTGATGTTTTCCAGCGCCCACGCTTTCCCTTCGGGAAAATCTTCTTTTTTCAGATCAAACATGGATGCAGCCTGAATTGCTCCCTCGTCATGAGTCACATATTCAATCTTGGGAGGCATAGGTTCACCTGC is a genomic window of Koleobacter methoxysyntrophicus containing:
- a CDS encoding ATP-binding protein, whose amino-acid sequence is MTKSLVNKIIIIFLITTIISVLLITYFFIKNDSKVKEMLIKENILKLAEEKAQVINLIFKNIENETENLGYALKFLMEAQVKSEKLSAVETSYQRDSRGVLGRTDSTENSSVFLSRDMALTPEIKKEICITEILDPLLKSIKHNNPVVEWVYITSSNNLLRVYPYLSNDMFDADHKHYKDPFYTIANEENNPERRVVWSSPYYDYAGKGWVLTCSYPVYMDDRLVMVVSLDIALNSIKELIADFKLIKTGFAFLIDKDGNVIYHPHYIPAFGKEGRLLAQNLLTSSETEYKNIIEALFRSKKGIFEYKDKLGETYLISGAKINDNLLLGIQVNKKDYMLNFVNFFPAFTDIIVVMIITVIVLGTYLFYRISIPISKLVRETKKIENGHYGEVLSIASDDEIGELSKVFNKMSLTIKERTQKLEESKQQLEMVFNSINELFFICKPDYTVVLVNEKSKQIYENVDEAVEKGEKCYSIFRKRSAPCAGCPIRELLKTGRSIERNVAVDNKVYNVDATPILDNNNRIIQIIIYSRDITHSFITNRIAAHREKLAELGQITAGIFHELKNPISVMKGSIFLLNDILKTQSLQKRDIEDINFSVKELEKSVEYAEGIISNILEFTRKSAKDREDIPLSKIIDHILLMLNQKIVNQSILVYTSVNDDISVYMNIDSLRLILMNIILNSIQAMPHGGKLQIAAFKTEDKKWVEVKVTDTGCGIDKRNVYKIFNPYFTTKEKGTGLGLWIVKNEVESFGGKIKVDSKAGVCTTFTIFLPSS
- a CDS encoding sigma 54-interacting transcriptional regulator, with protein sequence MVKIMLVDDDKSFLRVYSKILSREGYDVLTCENGDHAVETFKKNHVDIVISDVIMPKMNGIELLKEIKKNESDIQIIMLSGKGNIKDAVEAMKLGAYNYLLKPVDIEELLINIKKALNLKNIGEENYIYRNEKSELFKENRIIGKSDHINEIKSRINAIADVDSTILIMGETGTGKEIVAQEIHYNSKRRNKPLIKVNCAALAKTVLESELFGHERGAFTGAFNLKKGKFELAHGGTIFLDEIGELPIDVQVKLLRVLQEKEFERVGGIKTIKADFRLITATNKDLKKEVEEGRFREDLFYRLNVIPIYLKPLRERKEDILPLAEYFLKKYSKELNRNVKGFDEQALKIINHYDWPGNVRELRILPYAEKTAGVICDFKTIDMKPSNVCARTKLKQVLQKTDFEVYLGIENEFYFLKRDENGKYIPADKSLCYSTTGMHIWNDLVLELTEYLEKQGIEVEKYYPEYGQGQQEVVIKYDKALKTADNQILFRETIRAVAAKYGLVACFMPKPFNNLAGSGAHLNISLWKDGKNAFYNKDDKLKLSREGYYFIGGILKHIRPLCAFTASTITSYKRLAPFRWASSYGCYGMDNREAAIRISSSQYKNEEKTTRIEFKPIDPACNPYLAFSAVIAAGLDGIHNQIDIK
- the hydG gene encoding [FeFe] hydrogenase H-cluster radical SAM maturase HydG: MLEKTIEKDFIDDGKIWDLLEDSKNPEPAEVKEIFAKSRAKARLEPEETAKLLQIEDPDLLEEMFALAREIKEDVYGNRIVFFAPLYIGNKCTNNCLYCGFRRDNRAIERKTLTMDELQEEVNVLVNKGHKRLILVYGEHPDYDADFIAETIRVVYDTKAGNGEIRRVNINAAPMDVEGFKKLHEVGIGTFQIFQETYHHETYAKLHPKGTLKSNYQWRLYALDRAMEAGIDDVGIGALFGLYDWKFEVMGLLYHTIHLENTFGGVGPHTISFPRLEPALNTPFIGKAKYRVSDDDFKKLVAIIRLSVPYTGMILTAREKPELRKEVIPLGVSQIDAGSRIGIGGYKKSEMDHIPEREQFQLGDVRSLDEVMREVCKLGCIPSFCTACYRAGRTGDHFMSFAKPGFVHNYCMPNAVLTFKEYLIDYASEETRMAGEKAIEEQLKVFEQQNPKKRQMVEDKLHLIEEGHRDVYV
- a CDS encoding DNA methyltransferase, whose protein sequence is MALNQLSFLEDKGEYITEWATTPAGKKYPKKIGEFWTSMQRQMHSLHYVVSYRASFKPELPDYFIRRFTAEGDIVFDPFNGRGTTMLQANLLGRTAWGNDINPLSEILSYPKTNPVSYAEIEKRLEEIDLTMPVDFNKHPDLSMFYHPETFREIVNLKNYLQEHTTDADRFIQLIAISRLHGHSNGFFSVYSFPQISVPPENQIKINQKRNQAPDYRPVKPRILKKAAQALKSGKIQHIRNFSRDNIFNTQDSRDMSNLPSEKVQLIVTSPPSSTRQIISLITGLNSGSPASMVNSLGVKLYRPPIYANGRNL
- the splB gene encoding spore photoproduct lyase — its product is MALFIPKRAFFEKDALDYPLGRSIYKRMKDMGVEIRVIGSHNRILGIPGKTPAQAYYEGKRTLVIGVRRSRDFQTCRPSAHYQLPIATSCPGMCEYCYLNTTLGKKPYLRVYVNIEEILGRAEEYIEKRKPEITVFEGAATSDPLPTEPYTGNLKKVIEFFAARDYGRFRFVTKFTEVDSLLQIHHGGHTRFRFSLNSDYVIRRFEHNTPSVEERLHAAGKVSKAGYPLGFIIAPILIYKNWREDYSALFKHLKSHLEPESLKDIAFELITHRFTRRAKANILEVFPGTCLPMEEGTRRFKYGQFGYGKFVYPPEIMDEIKEFFYNCINRLFPEGEIAYFV
- a CDS encoding creatininase family protein, translated to MLLKLNNRRKFFILNSHGGNESTIKTAVTEITGEYRDIKIASAQYTKLAPKAIKKNIKSEVFGHSCEREVSEILYLAPHILRKDKLVKGEFKGMPYPFMSIGGDPVNVPYTLEELTSNGALGDATKAAREIGEEICLEALDNLEIFLRKFME
- a CDS encoding thiolase family protein yields the protein MEESVIVSAVRTAIGRFCGSLSCYTAQELGAQVLKEVVERARLPCGSVDEVILGNIIQTDPRGNPAREAVLKAGFDIKTTAYTVNKNCGSALKAVSLADMMLKMGGADIIIAGGMESMSNAPYVLRKARVGYRIGNTICSDLLTDMLEGMGMTAERVAERYNITRYEQDVFSVQSQKRAWKAQSSGKFNEEIVPIKVKTKNGERVFDKDEGIKPDSTVEVLSRLKPVFKPGGTVTAGNSSTINDGAAAVLMMSSQKVKEMEIKPMARVISWASAGVEPEIMGIGPIPAAKKALKTAGLTLSDIDLIELNEAFAAQALACIQELELDMEKVNVNGGAIALGHPVGATGAVILVKLIYELKRQNKKYGLATMCVGGGQGIAVIIENIP
- a CDS encoding cyclase family protein, with the translated sequence MSVKIIDLSVPMDNNAGEPMPPKIEYVTHDEGAIQAASMFDLKKEDFPEGKAWALENITLTTHTGTHLDAPYHFWPTSEGKPAKTIDQIPLEWCYGDGVVLDFSYKNPGDEIDTEDIKKELDRIQYKIKPFDIVLIRTDADKKFYDKDYANIHAGVSADATRWILKQGVKVTGTDGWGWDVPFYIQAEKYKKEKRNDILWAAHFVGREIEYCHIEKLANLDKLPPYGFKVAVFPIKIIGASAGWARPVAIIEE